CGGCGACCAGATCTGCCGCAGCGCGGAAAAGAAGTTGCCCGGCGTACTCGCCACACGCGGCAAACGAATCGGCGCCGGCAGCTCTGCACGACCGAGGGATTTGCGCACCCGTTCTTCAATGCCCAGCAACACTTTGTCCGCCGCCTCGTGCCGACCGGCCTGTTCGAGCCAGCGTGGCGACTCGGGAATGAAAAAGCGGATCGCCAGGACAAACACCGCCGGCACCGCCAGTACCAGAAAGATGTCGCGCCACCCGATAACTGGCAGCAAAAAGTACGACAGCACGCCGGCCGCGACGAACCCCAGCGGCCAGAAGCCGTCCATCAACGCGATGTAACGCCCGCGCCCCTTCGCCGGAATCAGCTCCGAGAGCATCGACTGCGCGATCGGAAACTCCATGCCCATGCCGATCCCCAACAGAATGCGGAACAGCGTCAACGTTTCAATATTCTGCGCCGTGGAGCACAAGTAACTGGCGATGCCCCACAGCACGATGCTCCACTGGAACACCGGTTTACGCCCGAAGCGATCAGCCAGCATGCCGGACAGCGATGCCCCCAGCACCATGCCGAAGAAACTCGAACTGGCCAGCAGCCCGGCCTCGGCGCTGCTGAGGCCGAACTCGGTTTTGATTGAACCGAGCAGGAACGTCATCATCGCCAGGTCCATGGAATCGAAGAAAAACGCCAAGGCAATGATGATGAAAATGATGCGGTGATAACCGCTGATCGGCAGGCGTTCCAAACGTTCTGCCGCGCTGAATTGTGCTATTTGCATGTCGCGTTCCCCCATCCGAAAGTCCCCGGATCGAGTGTGCGCGATAGCGACGGCGGGTAATTGCCGGGTGCGACCTGCTCACAACCGTGAACGACGTTGGTCCTTGCGTACGCCGATTACAAAAGCTCTAGAAGGCCATTTCCAGCTCGGTTTCCCGGGCGAACCGGTGAACTTCACGCTGGCCGGTGGCGGTGACTTGCAATGCGCGGGAATCGTTGGGCAAGGTCAGCCAGCCGGATTGCAGGAACAGCTGCAGCAACGCCGCGCCCAATGAACCGCCCATGTGCGGACGGCGTTCACTCCAGTCGGGGCAGGCGCAGGCGATTTGCGCGTTGCGATGAGCCAGCGCCTGGACGAACACACCACGGCTGGCCAGTTGCGTGGCGCCCTTGTGGGTGACCACTACGCGCTGATCGAACTGCTCGATCCACCCGGCATCGAGCAAACGCTGATACAAATCCGCCGCCAGCGTGCCGCCGAGATGGTCATCACATAAACGCGCCTGCAACAGCGACGCCGGTGCCATTGGGCGTTTG
The window above is part of the Pseudomonas prosekii genome. Proteins encoded here:
- a CDS encoding MFS transporter codes for the protein MQIAQFSAAERLERLPISGYHRIIFIIIALAFFFDSMDLAMMTFLLGSIKTEFGLSSAEAGLLASSSFFGMVLGASLSGMLADRFGRKPVFQWSIVLWGIASYLCSTAQNIETLTLFRILLGIGMGMEFPIAQSMLSELIPAKGRGRYIALMDGFWPLGFVAAGVLSYFLLPVIGWRDIFLVLAVPAVFVLAIRFFIPESPRWLEQAGRHEAADKVLLGIEERVRKSLGRAELPAPIRLPRVASTPGNFFSALRQIWSPLYRQRTMMIWSVWFFALLGFYGLTSWLSALLQQSGFAVTQSVYYTVLISLGGIPGFLMAAWLVERWGRKPVCVVTLLGGGVMAFLYGQSAVFGGNVGLLISSGLLMQFFLFGMWAVLYTYTPELYPTSARATGSGFASAIGRVGSLLGPLVTGLVFPITGQGGVFALGAMCFAIAAAVVWVFGMETRGKTLEELTEATAI
- a CDS encoding ArsR/SmtB family transcription factor — translated: MEHAPCISQIATLLADPKRSAMMWALMDGSARQTEELALMAGLSPSSASAHLARLAAGGLLKVEERGRKRFFRLAAPEIGAAVEALASASIASQPRQIPETLKRANPMLKRPMAPASLLQARLCDDHLGGTLAADLYQRLLDAGWIEQFDQRVVVTHKGATQLASRGVFVQALAHRNAQIACACPDWSERRPHMGGSLGAALLQLFLQSGWLTLPNDSRALQVTATGQREVHRFARETELEMAF